The following proteins come from a genomic window of Melospiza georgiana isolate bMelGeo1 chromosome 3, bMelGeo1.pri, whole genome shotgun sequence:
- the LOC131080972 gene encoding glutathione S-transferase-like: protein MSGKPKLHYFNGRGRMEPIRWLLAAAGVEFEESYLEKKEDLTKIQTDGSLLFQQVPMVEIDGMKLVQTRAIANYISTKYNLYGKDVKERALIDMYVEGMFDLNELLLMYVIQPAEKKQEYFANMMDKAENRYFPVFEKVLKDHGKDFLVGNQLSRADVQLLEVILMAEEYKPDILAKFPLLQSFKGRVSNIPTIKKFLQPGSQRKPQTTEEDVARAMKIFRS from the exons ATGTCTGGAAAACCCAAGCTGCACTACTTCAATGGACGTGGCCGCATGGAACCAATTCGgtggctcctggcagcagctggggttgAG tTTGAAGAATCTTAcctggaaaaaaaggaggatcTGACAAAGATACAGACGG ATGGATCCCTGCTCTTTCAGCAAGTGCCAATGGTAGAGATCGATGGGATGAAGCTGGTGCAGACCAGAGCCATTGCCAACTACATATCAACCAAGTACAACCTCTATGGGAAGGACGTGAAGGAGAGAGCCCT AATTGATATGTACGTGGAAGGAATGTTCGATCTGAATGAGTTGCTTCTCATGTATGTTATCCaaccagcagaaaaaaagcaggagtATTTTGCAAATATGATGGACAAGGCTGAAAACAGATACTTTCCAGTATTTGAGAAG GTTTTGAAAGACCATGGAAAAGACTTTCTGGTTGGCAaccagctgagcagggcagatgTTCAATTGCTTGAAgtcattttgatggcagaggaGTACAAACCTGATATACTTGCCAAATTTCCTCTCTTGCAG AGTTTCAAAGGAAGAGTAAGCAATATCCCCACAATAAAGAaattcctgcagcctggcagccagAGGAAACCACAAACAACAGAGGAAGATGTCGCCAGAGCAATGAAAATATTCCGCTCTTGA